TGGTGAGGGAACAGATTCAAAATGAAAAATCAGAAATGCGAAATGAAGAGACGAGGCTGGTGGCGGCAGACTGAAATCATTGGTGATCTGCGATGTGTGATTTGTGATCTGAAAACCAAAACCGAATGAACCGGCGACCTCGAGGGAGAGAGCGGGTTTGAGTTCGCAGATCATAGATCAGAGTTCGCAAATCTGCAGGAAAGTTGATTTTTAGGAGAGCGTTGCGCATGGCATCTCCTCCCAACACGGAAACCAAGACTCCGGCGACGAAGTATGTGGGGACGCCGGCGGTGGGCACGTCGCAGGCGGCGCCGGCGGCGGGCGTGGCGGCGGTGGGCCCGGAGAACACCGAGGTCAACCAGCGGCGGCGGCGCCTGGTGTGGAGCTGCGTGGCGGCGTTTCTGGGGGCGTGGTTCATCGCCTTCTTCCGTTTCTTCCTGCCGCGCACGCTGTTCGAGCCCTCGACCATCTTCCGCGTGGGGACGCCCGCCGATTACGGCCTGGGCGTGGACACCAAGTACCAGCAGGCGTATCGCATATGGGTGGTGAAGAACCCCGACCGGCTGTTCGTGATCTACGCGCGCTGCACCCATCTGGGGTGCACGCCGGACTGGAAGCCGAGCGAGAACAAGTTCAAGTGCCCGTGCCACGGCTCGGGCTACGACTACGAGGGCATCAATTTCGAAGGCCCGGCGCCGCGGCCCATGGACCGGGCGCACGTGGAGCTGGACGCCACCGGGCAGATCGTGGTCGACACCAGCCGGCTGTACCAGTGGCCCAAGGGACAGGCCAGCCACTTCAACGATCCGGGAGCGTACGTGCAGTTGTAACTGTAGCGGGCGAGGAGAACCATGGCCCACGAAGAAGAACCCAGGACGGGCGAAAAAAAGACCGGCGGCGCAGCGACCACGGAGACCAAGGCCGCGAGCGGCAACGGTGACGGCCGCGTGAGCCTGCTGGGGCGGGTGAAGGAGGACGTCGGCTCGCTCAAGCAGGAGATGGTGGAGAAGATCAAGGAGCAGAAGGAAGGGCTGAAAGATCCCACCAAGACGCAGCTCTTCACCTCCATCTTCCGGCACAAGCACGACGACACGCCGCGCAACCGCGCGCTGGGCGTGCTGAGTAACGTCTTCCTGCACCTGCATCCGGCCAAGATCAACCGCGACGCGGTGCGTTACAGCTACACCTGGGGCATGGGCGGCATCACCTTCTACCTGTTCATCGTGCTGACCTTCACCGGCGTCCTCCTCATGTTCTATTACCATCCGACGAAGGTGCAGGCGTTCCGGGACATTCTGTATCTGGAACACGACGTGCCGTTCGGGAAGATCCTGCGGAACATGCACCGGTGGGCGGCGCACCTGATGATCATCACGGTGTGGCTGCACATGTTCCGGGTGTTCCTGACGGGGAGCTACAAGCGGCCGCGGGAGTTCAACTGGGTGGTGGGAGTGATTCTGCTGGTGCTGACGCTGCTGCTGTCGTTCACCGGGTACCTGCTGCCCGACGACCAACTTGGGTTCTGGGCGGTGACGGTGGGGACGAACATGGCGCGGGCCACGCCCGGGCTGGGACACGAAGGTCCGTTCGGGCCGGAGCTGCACATGACGCCGTACAACGACGTGCGCTTCGGATTGCTGGGCGGGTCGATCGTGGACGCGAATGCGCTGCTGCGGGCGTACATATGGCATTGCATCGGGATCCCGATCCTGGCGTCGGTGTTCATGATCGTGCACTTCTGGAGAGTGCGGAAGGACGGAGGGATCTCGGGACCGGCGCCCGTGATTCTGGAAAGCGAAGTGAAAGAGCCGCGAAGATGATGAACCAGTGGTCAGTGGTCAGTGGTCAGTGGTCAGTAACCCAGGTCTGCGCCGAAAAGCGTGGCGCAGACATGGGGCACCGACAGGAAATTGCTGAATTGACGAACTGCCGGATTGCGGAATTGAGGTAGGCGATGGATTGGCATCAGTTGTGGGAGATCATGTCGGCACCGGACAACGTGCCGATCGTGGCCATGATCCCGCTGCTGGGTTTCTACATGTGGCTGGCGTGGAAGCAGGCGGCGGCGAACGACCGGCTGATCGCGGAGCTGGAGGCGAATCCGGCGCTGGCCAAGACGCATCACCGCAAGACGTGGCCGTTCGAGCCGGGATGGCAGAAGGAAGTGCACGTGTGGCCGTTCCTGCTGCGCATCGAGTTTTTGGCGGCGATCATCGTGACGGTGATCCTGATGGTGTGGTCGATCACGCTGAACGCGCCGCTGGAGGAGCCGGCGAATCCCAACCTGACGATGAACCCGGCCAAAGCGCCGTGGTACTTCCTGGGGCTGCAGGAGATGCTGGTGTACTTCGACCCGTGGATCGCGGGGGTGGTGATGCCGACGCTGATCATCATCGGGCTGATGGCCATTCCCTACATCGACACCAACCCGGTGGGCAGCGGGTACTACACGTGGAAGCAGCGGCGGTTCGCGATCCTGACATTCTCATTCGGGTTCATCGTGCTGTGGGTGGCGTTCATCATCATCGGGACGTTCATCCGGGGGCCGGGCT
This portion of the Terriglobales bacterium genome encodes:
- a CDS encoding Rieske 2Fe-2S domain-containing protein, whose product is MASPPNTETKTPATKYVGTPAVGTSQAAPAAGVAAVGPENTEVNQRRRRLVWSCVAAFLGAWFIAFFRFFLPRTLFEPSTIFRVGTPADYGLGVDTKYQQAYRIWVVKNPDRLFVIYARCTHLGCTPDWKPSENKFKCPCHGSGYDYEGINFEGPAPRPMDRAHVELDATGQIVVDTSRLYQWPKGQASHFNDPGAYVQL
- a CDS encoding cytochrome b N-terminal domain-containing protein gives rise to the protein MAHEEEPRTGEKKTGGAATTETKAASGNGDGRVSLLGRVKEDVGSLKQEMVEKIKEQKEGLKDPTKTQLFTSIFRHKHDDTPRNRALGVLSNVFLHLHPAKINRDAVRYSYTWGMGGITFYLFIVLTFTGVLLMFYYHPTKVQAFRDILYLEHDVPFGKILRNMHRWAAHLMIITVWLHMFRVFLTGSYKRPREFNWVVGVILLVLTLLLSFTGYLLPDDQLGFWAVTVGTNMARATPGLGHEGPFGPELHMTPYNDVRFGLLGGSIVDANALLRAYIWHCIGIPILASVFMIVHFWRVRKDGGISGPAPVILESEVKEPRR